CCAAGACACAGGTAAATGGGGAAGACATGCTTGTAAGACAAGGTCTGTCAACAAAGCCTTTCTAGGAGAGTAAACCacagtggagctgcaggtggggcaTCTGGGCAGCCCCTTCTGCCCATGTGACAAGCAGGGTGCTGCAAGGCCACAGAGCTGGATGGCAGCACTggctccctgctcacagccctgaTGGGGCTCACATTGCCGTGGGGGGAGAGGAACTGATGAGCCACATTGGCTTTCCACAGCCTTCCAAGACAAGAGGCGACTGGGGCTGTGGATTATGGTGTTGGTGCTATAGACAAATAttcattaataattaaaaatcttcattaaaCTTCACTAAACTTACTGAACTTATGAGGCTATGATAATgtaaagaagcagcagaaaaaacccaTCTCTTccaaaagctttgtttttaCCACTTTGTTCATGCTCATGGTTTCAACTGTGAGCACTCTGATGGAGTGAGTAAAATACAGACAGTTAATAGCCACAGTGCAAATCTGCTGTTTAGATCAATGCTCAGCTTCTCCAGTCATTTGTCAGGATTACTCTGATTCCACAAATCCCCATGCTTTTTGCTGCAGGGCAAAAAGCCCTGTGGAAGAAAGGCTGAATGATCTCTACCTTTTTTTGTTTAGGGCTACCATACAGATTTAACATGCTCGGTGAGTTCGATAAGCGATACTcccactgccctgtgctggaaacagcagtGGAGTTCACCTGCTCAGCTGTAGCTGCTAAGGAGAAGTGTGTCAGCCTCCCAGCCATACTGacaactgttttctttttctgcccaaATTGGAACTGAGCATCCATGCTCTTGTGTAGACACTGAAATCTGGGTCAATCAACCTGATGTATGACAACAGAGCGTAACATCTGCCCAGAGCTGTAACTGATCCGTACAACTGTCTGCAGAGTACTGGTCTGCCTCCCACTGTGTCTCACCATCATTTCAGCCCTTTGGCCCTGGGTCACCCATCATCTCCTTGCACAACACAGAGGACATCCACTCACTCACCAACCATACAAGTGAAATAGTAGGAAATCATGCAGCTTAGTAAAattgtaggggaaaaaaaagtctttgagAAGGAGACAATGTCAAACCTTTGCCACAGTGACAGATGACTCAACCTGATTTCAGCAAAGACATTGATTTTCCATCATACTTTATATGTAAAACTATAGATTTTGAGTTACTGCATATACACagatgaaagaaggaaagagctCTATGAAGGGACACTAAGCTGCTTGACAGCAGAAGCTACTTTTAAATTTACACAGATAAATGTACAAATAAAAGATCCAAACTTCTGGTCATCTTCCTCTCCTAAATATTTATTATCCTCTTcctagaaaaataatttccattttcatttcccTGAATATCTGAGTTAATGTCCCCAGCTTTTTTATAATTCCACATACTTTGTACACAATACAGAGACACTGTTTCCTGAACTAATCTGTTTGTCAGATAGCTTGTCTTCAAACAATTAGCTACATCAGGATTTCTCTGTAGCAAATCAATAGCTTTGGCTCAGCCAGCTATAAGCTTTAGCATGTTGACATGCCTctcaaaataaatcacaaaaaatgGCAAGTGGCTGTTACAGTAAGCTGCTTGAAAATGAATTATAGTTACCATACCATGTAGCCCTTTGATTCTGACTTAGTTTATCCTTTACCCTTTCAGTATATTCCCCCAAAATAGCATGAGACAGACATGCTCCATTTGCTTGTCTTTGGTAAGCTGCAATTACTTGAGAAACTCCTTTGAAGTTGCTACTTATCAATGTGAGGAAGACTGGAaaagtccagcccagccccaaggtaaacaagcttaaaaaaaaataagggggCACAtataatagaaaaagaaaaagctaataGAACAGAATGCTCATTACAATACCTGCTTCATGCAACCTATATTGCATAACAAGTCCAGGTCAGTTTTACCAGACTCATAAACTTTGACTGTGATACATGCAAGAAAGAAAGCAGTATAATACAGACAAGGGCCAAGTCTAGgtaaaatatgtgttttctgAATTTAGAGTGTGTAAAgccttttatattttcatgagTTTGTCCAAATACTGCAGTTcctcttttaagaaaaaaattttaggATCAAATTTAATAAGGCTCCGGAACCTGTGtgccactgaaaaaaaaaaataatttccctgaTTTCACAAGTATCTATGAAAAAAAGTCACTCACCCCAAGAGGAAGCAGAAGCCCTGGTGACAGTGGCAGATTTGTTTATCACGTGTGATGCCAAGCATACAGTGAGCAGCAGAGGTTAAGACAATTGGTTATAATTAATCCAGTTATCGCAGCTTAAAAAGTTACTGCTGATTTGTATGTCCTCATGCCTGACAACTTTCATTTTTTGACTGAGGTAACTGCAAAGGTAGCATATTAACTTTTACCTGTTTTCATTACATTAAACATTTAtaaacaaatacaaacacatTTCACAAGTAATCTCATGACAATgttttgaataaaattattacaatGCCCCTCATTTAATGTTTTCAAGCAATTATTTGCAAATACATTATCAGTTGAAAGCCACAAACATTTACCCAGTGCTGCTAGGTGTTCTGGTGGCAAATTGAATCCTTTTGTGCCAAGCAGTCCAACAAAAATCATGACTTTTTTCCTGTagtaattttatgtaaaaattttATAAGTTTTTGAAAGGAATTGTAGGAAGTCTGGACATTTTTCTCCTTAGACATAAGCTGCTTCTGTGTACACTTCAGAAGAGCTGAGTTATCAGCATGACTGGGTGTTGTGCAGGGGGTAgtctctgcctctgcagagtCAGCTGTATGCACTGAAAGTGTTTCTAAACATGCACAAGAAATTGCTGTGTATGGACCAGAGACTAAAACCAAGGCTAAGCTTGCATTAAAAACATTCACAACCATGACAACATTCACAACCATGACAACATTCACAACCTGTTTGCTTTTCCCAAATGAGCTATCACTGTTGCATGGCCCGTACAGACAGGAGACACAGTTCAAGGACTGACAAAAcatagcattttttaaaacattttatctctttttatttgtttgtccTGATGGTTTGCTACAGGCAAAGGAGGTATTCAGAAATGGAACTGCACGATACAAACACAGGCAGCAAACTAAGCTGGTGGCATGAAAGGTGTATCTGAGAACACAGAGTTGACAGAGTCAGAGTCAGATTTTGTTCGAGTAGTTTTTAAGATGCTCTCTGTAATGACATTGTCATTAGGGAACAGTTTTACTTTCCCATTCTGACTCTGTTTTGGTTCGTGCACAGGTTCCAGGAAAACCACCCGTTTACCAGTGCTGGCCTTCTTCTCGTCGGCTGGCAGCTCTTGCGGCAGTGTGGAATTCAGTATGGATGGGTGGGCACTGCTTTGGTTCagcttcctcttcttcttttttgcCTTACATTGACACGGGCAGGGGGTCAGATAGAGATACAGCAGCACTAAAATAATACTGGCCACACAGGCAGCAAGGGTTGTAAAAGCTGTATTAAATGCTTCATGAGCGTGGGACCTGTTCACTGTGAAATTGCTAACATTTATTCTGACCTCTATGGTTTCATTTAATAGTCTTTTCTTATTTATTGCAATGCAGGAATACAGCCCTGAGTTCTCTAGCTGGGCATCTGTTATCTCCAGGCTGCCATTAGGAAACACCTTGAAGTTATCAGTGTCTCTGTCTGGCTCCAGCAATCTATTGTCTGGACTAACCCAAACAAACTGTGTGCCCTTATCACTGATTCTGCTGTCACAGTGTACAATCAGCCTGTCACCAACCTGGGCATCATGAATAAACCCAAAGGCTTGGAAAGAGCTGTTGACAGTACTTTCAGAGCAATTCATAACGTTGTCATGCAGTAAAGGCAGTTTATTATGATCTCTTGGGTCTGACTGCAACAAACAGCTGTACTCATTTTTGAAGTCCACCACTGAGCTGAAATGCCTTTGATACCAGAAGACTAGCATGGAGTACAGGACACAGTCACAATAGAATGGGTTGCCATGAAGATAAATTCCACTAAGTTGTCTGGCTGGCACTGAACTCAGGCGCTGAACAGGCATCGTCTGGATGTGATTAAAGGAAATGTCCAGCAACACAAGGTCTGTCAGTTTATGTTTCCCAACATATAAGTCCAGTGGGAAATGCGAGACCAAGTTGTAGCTTAGGTACAGTCTCTGTAATTTGTACAATCCTCCAAAGGCTAAGGACTCGAT
The Motacilla alba alba isolate MOTALB_02 chromosome 1A, Motacilla_alba_V1.0_pri, whole genome shotgun sequence genome window above contains:
- the AMIGO2 gene encoding amphoterin-induced protein 2: MSLNWQTLPTRLGVFKVNCKGLACLLVFTMSVCGSAPGMCPAACICASDIVSCTNKNLTRVPGNLYKCMKRLDLSYNRIGILEPEWVPVLSEKLNTLIVNHNSISSISTGSFSTTPNLKYLDLSSNSLKTLGSPVFQELKELEVLLLYNNQIIQIESLAFGGLYKLQRLYLSYNLVSHFPLDLYVGKHKLTDLVLLDISFNHIQTMPVQRLSSVPARQLSGIYLHGNPFYCDCVLYSMLVFWYQRHFSSVVDFKNEYSCLLQSDPRDHNKLPLLHDNVMNCSESTVNSSFQAFGFIHDAQVGDRLIVHCDSRISDKGTQFVWVSPDNRLLEPDRDTDNFKVFPNGSLEITDAQLENSGLYSCIAINKKRLLNETIEVRINVSNFTVNRSHAHEAFNTAFTTLAACVASIILVLLYLYLTPCPCQCKAKKKKRKLNQSSAHPSILNSTLPQELPADEKKASTGKRVVFLEPVHEPKQSQNGKVKLFPNDNVITESILKTTRTKSDSDSVNSVFSDTPFMPPA